The Candidatus Eisenbacteria bacterium genome includes a window with the following:
- a CDS encoding pyridoxal phosphate-dependent aminotransferase, which yields MKVSDRGRDAQASPIRRLAPHADEAVRSGAKVYYLNIGQPDLPTPEIVMDRIRQYPGKYVPYAPSAGIPEFQRGMAGYYAQHGLSVAPGEVLTTVGGSEALQFAFWSLFNPGDEILLFEPYYTNYSTMALLAGVSVKALTCDGRTGYHLPPMEAIERAVGPKTRGVLICAPSNPTGTAYTAAEIDGIVDLAKRKDLWIITDEAYREFIYDGGACESPMTRKGAEERTVLVDSISKRLNMCGARVGCLVTKNAAVREACLKFAQARLSPPTLGQYAAAVIDQVPASYTQGVVAEFKKRRDLVLEGLSKIPGAFARKPEGAFYLMAELPVPDAEEFVIWMLKEYRKDGGTVMVAPGDGFYATPGRGKNEIRFAYVLETGALRAAMDILAGALAEYPVKATPRA from the coding sequence ATGAAGGTCTCCGATCGAGGGCGCGACGCGCAGGCGTCCCCCATCCGAAGACTTGCGCCTCACGCCGACGAGGCGGTCCGGAGCGGCGCCAAGGTCTACTACCTCAACATCGGCCAGCCCGATCTGCCCACGCCGGAGATCGTGATGGACCGGATTCGACAGTATCCCGGGAAGTACGTCCCCTACGCTCCTTCGGCGGGCATTCCGGAGTTCCAGAGGGGCATGGCGGGCTACTACGCGCAGCACGGGCTCTCGGTCGCGCCGGGCGAGGTGCTCACGACGGTGGGCGGGAGCGAGGCACTCCAGTTCGCCTTCTGGTCCCTCTTCAACCCCGGCGACGAGATCCTGCTGTTCGAGCCCTACTACACGAACTACTCCACGATGGCGCTCCTGGCCGGCGTCTCGGTGAAAGCGCTCACGTGTGACGGTCGGACCGGCTATCACCTGCCTCCGATGGAAGCCATCGAGCGCGCCGTGGGGCCGAAGACGCGCGGCGTCCTGATCTGCGCCCCTTCGAATCCCACGGGGACCGCGTACACCGCGGCCGAGATCGACGGGATCGTGGACCTGGCGAAGCGGAAGGACCTCTGGATCATCACGGACGAGGCCTACCGCGAGTTCATCTACGACGGCGGTGCGTGCGAGAGCCCGATGACCCGGAAGGGCGCCGAGGAGCGGACGGTGCTCGTGGATTCGATCTCGAAGCGCCTGAACATGTGCGGCGCGCGCGTGGGCTGCCTCGTGACGAAGAACGCCGCCGTGCGCGAGGCGTGCCTGAAATTCGCGCAGGCGCGGCTCTCGCCTCCCACGCTCGGCCAGTACGCGGCGGCCGTGATCGACCAGGTGCCCGCGTCCTACACGCAGGGGGTGGTCGCCGAGTTCAAGAAGCGCCGCGATCTCGTGCTCGAGGGGCTCTCGAAGATCCCCGGCGCCTTCGCGCGGAAGCCGGAAGGGGCGTTCTACTTGATGGCCGAGCTCCCGGTACCGGACGCCGAGGAGTTCGTGATCTGGATGCTGAAGGAGTACCGGAAGGACGGCGGCACGGTCATGGTGGCGCCGGGCGACGGGTTCTACGCGACGCCGGGACGCGGCAAGAACGAGATCCGGTTCGCGTACGTGCTCGAGACGGGCGCGCTCCGAGCGGCGATGGACATCCTGGCCGGCGCTCTGGCGGAGTATCCCGTCAAGGCGACCCCGAGGGCTTGA